A region of the Cyanobium usitatum str. Tous genome:
GAGCACGTAGCCGAAAGCCAGGTTGCGGCGCTCGCCCATCACGGCAGGGTCACCCCATGGCGGCGCAGGGCCGCCGAAAGATTCCACACCGACAACACCAATTGATGCCAGGGAGCCAGGGTTTCCATCTCCAGGGCCATTGGTATGGGAGCTGCCTGGCGCAAGCTTGTGGCAGCGCAGAGTTCCTTGCGGGCCTGCACCAGGTGGTCGCGCAGGATCAGCTGCTGGTCTTGGGGCATCACCGCTTCTGGGCAGTGATCTAGCAGCAGCAGGCCCCGCTCAAACCAGGAACTGAAGTCGTCGAGCAGGGACCCGAGCAGCTGATCAAGCAGGACGCCTGGGGATTGGGGCTCGGGTGTTGGAGAAGAAAAACCCATGGCCCCAGCTTAAGAGCGCTGCGTAGGATCGCTCTTCGCCCTAATTAGACGCGCGATCAGTGCCCGTGAACCCAAGCAGCTCCGAGCCAGCACCGATCGCCCTGCCCAAAACCAGCGAAAGCAACCAGCTGCTGCGCATCCGTCACTCGATGAGCCACGTGCTGGCCATGGCTGTGCAGAAGCTCTTCCCCCAGGCCCAAGTCACCATCGGGCCGTGGACCGAGAGCGGCTTCTATTACGACTTCGACAATCCCGATCCCTTCACCGAGGCCGATCTCAAGGCCATCAAGAAGGAGATGGGCAAGATCATTGGCCGCCGTCTGCCGCTTGAGCGGATCGAAGTAAGCCGCACTGAAGCCGAGGCCAGGATCAAGGCCCAAAACGAGCCATACAAGCTGGAGATTCTGGCGGGGATCAGCGAGCCGATCAGTCTCTACACCCTGGGCGAGGAGTGGTGGGACCTCTGCGCTGGGCCCCACGTGGCCAACACCAGCGAACTCAACCCCAAGGCCTTCGAGCTCGAGAGCGTCGCCGGCGCCTATTGGCGTGGCGATGAAACCAAAGCCCAGCTGCAGCGCATCTACGGCACCGCCTGGGAAAGCCCCGAGCAGCTGGCGGAACACAAGCGGCGCAAGGAAGAGGCAAAACGCCGCGACCACAGGCGTTTGGGCACCGACCTGAATCTGTTCTCGATCGAGGATGAGGCCGGGGCTGGGCTGGTGTTCTGGCATCCCCGTGGGGCTCGGATGCGCCTGTTAATCGAAGATTTTTGGCGTCAGGCCCATTTCGCAGCTGGATACGAACTGCTGTACACGCCACACGTGGCTGATATCAGCCTATGGAAAACCTCGGGCCACCTCGACTTCTATGCCGAGAGCATGTTTGGCCCCATGCAAGTCGATGAGCGGCAATACCAGCTTAAGCCGATGAACTGCCCCTTTCACGTGCTCACATATGCAAGCACCCTGCGCAGTTACCGGGAGCTACCAATTCGCTGGGCCGAGTTGGGCACCGTTTATCGCTACGAGCGCCCGGGTGTGATGCACGGCCTAATGCGGGTGCGCGGCTTCACCCAGGATGACGCCCACGTGTTTTGCCTACCAGAGCAGATCAGTGATGAAATCCTGCGCATCCTTGATCTCACGGAGGAGATCCTTTCCACCTTCGATTTCAAGACCTACGAAATAAATCTCTCCACCAGGCCGGAGAAATCAATCGGCGAAGATGCCGTGTGGGAACTGGCAACCCAAGGCCTGATCGAGGCCCTCGATCGCAAGGGATGGGCCTACAAGATCGATGAAGGCGGCGGCGCCTTCTACGGTCCCAAGATCGACCTAAAAATCGAAGATGCCATCGGGCGAATGTGGCAGTGCTCCACCATCCAGCTCGATTTCAACCTGCCAGAACGTTTCGAACTGGAGTACGTGGCCGCTGATGGCTCAAGAAGGCGCCCGATCATGATTCACCGAGCCATCTTCGGTTCGCTGGAGCGGTTTTTCGGGATCATGACCGAGAACTACGCCGGCGATTTCCCCTTCTGGCTGGCACCCGAGCAGATCCGGCTGCTGCCCGTTACCGATGAGGTGATGCCCTACGCCGAGCAGCTACTGGAGCAGCTCAAGGCCGCTGGCATCCGCGCCACTCTGGACCACTCCGGCGAGCGCCTCGGCAAGCTGATTCGCAACGGCGAGCAGATGAAAATACCTCTGCTGGGAGTAATCGGCGCCAAGGAGGCTGAAACAGGTGCCGTGAGCCTGCGCAGCAGACGCGAAGGCGACCTCGGCAACCTGAGCGCGGACGACCTGCTGGCTGCTGCAGTTACGGCAAATACCAAGCGGGCCGCCGGCCTGGGCCTGCCGGCGATCCCCACACCCGGCCAGTGACCACCCTTCTAGCTGGGGACATCGGCGGCACCAAGACCCTTCTCGCCCTCTATCAGCTGCAGGCCGGGGGTGAATTGGAGCTGCTGCGTAGTGAGCGCTACCTATCCGCCGACTGGGACGGCCTGGCCCCGATGCTGGCCACCTTTCTGGGTGCTGACCAGCCCCCTCCAGCGGCTGCCTGCCTGGCGGTGGCAGGACCGGTTGAGGCCGGCCAGGCCCAGCTAACCAACCTGCACTGGCAGCTCGATGGCTGCCAACTGGCTGCGGCCACAGGTATTGGGCGGTTTGAGCTGGTCAATGATTTCGCCGTATTGATCTACGGGTTGCCCCATCTCACCTCACAGCAACAGGCGCCAATCCGCCCTGGGGTGGCGAGGCCAGAGGCGCCCCTGCTGGTGCTAGGTGCGGGAACGGGTCTGGGGGTGGCCTACGGGGTACCAACTCTGACGGGGTTGGTGGCGGTGGCCAGCGAGGCCGCCCACGGCGAATTCGCCCCCCGCAGCCAGCAGGAATGGGAACTCAAACAGTGGCTCGCCCGCGAGCGGGGACTGGAGCGAGTCTCGATCGAGCGGGTGGTGAGCGGCACGGGCCTGGGCGAAGTGGCGCGCTGGCTGCTTCACATCCGCCACCCCGGCGGAGACCATCCCCTTTTCCCGCTAGCCGAAGGGTCGGAACTGCCCGCTGCCGTGGCCGCCAGCGCTGCCCTAGGGGAGAGCCTGGCCTGCGAGGCCTTGGAGATCTGGATGGGCTGTTACGGCAGTGTGTGTGGCGATCTGGCCCTGGCGGGTCTGAGCCGGGGAGGGGTGTGGTTGGCCGGCGGCACCGCTGGCAAATTGCTGGAAAGCCTGCGCTCGCCCACCTTTAACCAGGCATTTCTAAACAAGGGCCGGCTAGAGCCGGTGCTGGCAAGCATGCCGATCACGGCCGTGGTCGATCCGGCCATTGGCCAATTCAGCGCGGCCTGCCGGGCGCGCATGCTGCTGGCCTGAGACACTGGGCGAAGCAGAAGTTGTCCCATGGTGCGCCCCCGGGTCGGACAAGGGGTTGAGGTTCACGTTCCAGCTACCACCGCCAACGTCGGTCCTGGCTTTGACTGTCTGGGGGCTGCCCTGGATCTCGACAACGTCTTCCAAATGCGCTGCATCGAGGGCGGCAGCGAGCGTTTTGATCTGATTATTGAAGGCAGCGAAGGAGCCCACCTGCGCGGAGGGCCCGACAACCTGGTGTATCGCTCGGCACAACGGGTGTGGAAAGAAGCCGGCGAGGAGCCGGTGGCCCTTGAGGCAAGAGTGCGGCTAGCGGTGCCGCCGGCCCGGGGCCTTGGGAGCAGCGCCACGGCGATCGTGGCGGGCCTGATCGGCGCCAATGCGCTGGTGGGCGAGCCCCTCAGCCGCGAGAAGCTGCTGGAGCTGGCAATCGATATTGAAGGCCATCCCGACAACGTGGTGCCCTCCCTGGTGGGGGGATTGTGCATGACAGCCAAGGCGGCCTCGCACCGCTGGCGGGTGGTGCGCTGTGAGTGGTCACCTCTCGTTCAGGCAGTGGTCGCAATCCCCGCCATCCGGCTCACCACAAGCGAAGCAAGGCGGGCCCTGCCGAAATCAATTCCAGTGGGGGATGCGGTGATCAACCTGGGCTCCCTCACCTTGCTGCTGCAGGGGCTGCGCACCGGCAATGGCGACTTGATCACCGATGGCATGCACGACCGTCTGCATGAGCCCTACCGCTGGGGCCTGATCCATGGCGGCAAGGCCGTGAGGGAGGCGGCCCTGGCAGCGGGAGCCTGGGGCTGCGTCATCAGTGGCGCCGGCCCAAGCCTGCTTGCCCTTTGCCCCAAACCAGCGGCCGAAGCCGTCAGCAGAGCGATGGTGCGGGCCTGGCACCAAGCCGGGGTGGAGTCCCGCTCCGAAGTTCTGGCAATTCAGCAGCTGGGCAGCCGCTGGGAGAACCTGCCAGACCAGAAGCCCGCTGCCAGTGAGTAGATCTACTCAGTCGAACAACCGGGACTGATAGGTTGGTTGCCGATTTGAACAGCGCCTGACCTCGGCCCTGTTCAGCGAATCACCAGATCTGCAAGCGGGCCGTGATGGACGTCAACATGCCCCTGCTAGCTGCGTCCAGCCTGGGCGCTCCAGCAGCGGAATCAGCCTTTCCCTGGCTGAGCCTGATCGTGCTGCTGCCAGCAGCAGTCGCCCTGGTAATGCCGCTGCTGCCAGGCGATGGCAGCGACCCCAAGTGGCCCCGCACCCTGGCCCTCGCCACCTTGGCGATTGACTTGGCATTAATGGTGTTGTGCTTTAGCAGGCACTTCGATGGATCCAGCAGTGATTTGCAACTGGTGGAAAGGGTTAGTTGGGTGCCAGCCATGGGCCTGGAGTGGTCCCTGGCGGCAGATGGCCTTTCCACACCGCTGGTGCTGCTCTCAGGCCTGGTAACCCTGCTTTCGGTGGCGGCCAGCTGGAACATCAAGAGCAAAACCCGCCTTTATTTCGCCCTGATGCTGGTTCAGGCCTCAGCCCAGGGCCTGGTTTTTCTCTCCCAAGACTTTCTGCTTTTCTTCCTTGCCTGGGAGCTTGAGCTGGTTCCGGTATACCTATTAATTGCAATCTGGGGTGGCAAGCAACGTCAATACGCGGCCACTAAATTTATTTTATATACCGCTACAGCCTCTCTGCTGATCTTGCTCAGCGGTCTGGCTCTTGCCTTCTCGGGTGACAGCTTCAGCTTCAACCTCTCAGAGTTGGCAAGCCGCTCCCCCGGTGGCACCTTCGGCCTGCTCTGTTACCTGGGCTTCCTGGTGGGCTTCGGGGTGAAATTGCCAATGTTCCCCCTCCACACCTGGTTACCCGACGCCCACGGCGAAGCCAATGCGCCCGTATCTATGTTGCTGGCAGGGGTGCTGCTGAAGATGGGTGGCTACGCCCTGCTGCGCTTCAACGTGCAGATGCTTCCTGAGGTGCATCTGAGGCTGGCACCAGCATTAATTGTGCTCGGCATCGTCAACATCGTCTACGGCGCCCTGAATGCCTTTGCCCAGGACAACGTCAAACGGCGCATTGCCTGTAGCTCCGTGAGCCACATGGGCTTTGTGCTGCTCGGTATTGGTGCTGTAGATGCCCTCGGCATCAGCGGCGCCATGCTGCAGATGATCAGTCATGGCCTGATCGCAGCTGCCATGTTCTTTGTTACCGGGGTGTTTTATGAGCGCACCGAAACCCTTTCAATCCCCAACATGGGCGGCCTGGCCAAAGCCCTGCCGATCACCTTCGCCTTTTTCCTTGCCAGCTCTCTTGCTTCCCTAGCCCTGCCCGGCATGAGTGGTTTTGTAAGCGAGATCACAGTGTTTCTAGGCATCACCGCAAATGACGGCTTCACCATCGGCTTCCGGGTGATCGCCATCGTGCTGGCAGCGATCGGATTAGTGCTTACTCCTGTTTATCTGCTCAGCCTCTGCCGCCGGGTGTTCTTCGGTCCGAGAATTCCTGCCCTAGCCGTGGTGGGCGACATGCGTCCGCGGGAGCTGTTTATTGGTCTCACCCTGCTTATACCAACGCTGGCGATTGGCTTTTGGCCGCGATTGGCAATCGATGTCTATGAGGCCTCAACCAACGCACTAGCCCAGCAGTTGAGTGCAACTGCCCTGGTTGCCATGGGCCGGGTCACCGCCCTGGGCTGAATCACAAAAGCTTGTTTGATCGGCTGGAATAGGTGCACCAAATCCCACTTCCATGACCCTGAGCGCACCCCTGCCCTTGCTGGTTGGTCAGGGGCTTCCACCCTTCGATGCGATCACGCCGGAGCAGGTAGGGCAGGCGATCCCTGCCTTACTCAGCGAGCTAAACGAATCGCTCTCCGCCCTGGAAGCCAGCCTGGAGCTGCGCTTAGGCCAATCCGAGTCGCCCCGCTGGGAGGAGGTTATGGAGCCTCTGCACAAACTTGGAGAGCGGTTGCGCTGGAGCTGGGGGGTGGTGAGCCATCTCAATGGCGTCTGCAACACACCAGCCCTGCGGGAGGCCCACCAACAGCAGCAGGGGGCCGTGGTGCAATTCGGCAACCGCGCTGGGCAATCGCGGCCGATCTATCGGGCTCTCGAGGCACTGAAGGCCAATCCCAGCCAGCTCGATGCCACCCAGAGCCGCATCTTGGCGACGGAGCTACGGGACATGAAATTGCGGGGCGTGGGCCTGGAGGGGCAGGAGCAGCAAGCCTTCAACGCCGCCTGTGAGCGGCTCGCCGAGCTCGCCACCACCTTCGGCAACCACGTGCTCGATGCCACCAACGGCTGGAGCCTCACTCTCAACAGCGAAGACGAACTGGCCGGCTTACCAGCCAGCCTGCGGCAGCTGCTGGCCCAAGCTGCCACAGATGCCGGTGAAAGCGGCTGGCGCCTGGGGCTAGACATGCCCAGGGTGGTGCCCTTTCTAAAATTCAGTGAGCGCAGGAACCTGCGCGAAAAGGTCTACCGCGCCCAGGTGGGCAGGGCAGCCAGCGGCGAACTAGATAACAATCCCCTGATTGCCCAAATCCTGGAGCTGAAGTTGAAACAAGCCCAGCTGCTGGGCTATGCCAACTGGGCCGAGGTAAGCCTGGCCTCGAAAATGGCAGGCTCGGTGCATGAGGTGGAAGGCCTACTTGAAGACCTGCGCGCTGCAGCCTTTCCAGTGGCCCAGCAGGAGCTCGCCGCCCTTGCTGCCTGCGCCAGCCGCCACGGGGCACCAGAGGCAGCTGAGCTGAAGCCCTGGGACGTGAGCTATTGGGCAGAGGTGCTGCGGCAAGAGAGTTTCGAGCTCAACAGCGAGGCGCTTAGACCCTGGTTTTCCCTGGAGCAGGTACTGCAGGGGCTGTTTGTACTTTGCCAGCGCCTATTCGATATACGAATAGTGGCAGCCGATGGGGAGGCGCCGATCTGGCATAGCGACGTGCGCTACTTCCGAGTGCTCGAAGCCTCTAACGGGGAGCCCCTTGCCGGCTTTTACCTTGATCCATTTAGCCGCCCTGGCAGCAAGCGCGGTGGAGCCTGGATGGATGAATGCCTCGGCCGCTCCCGCAGCGCCAGCGGCGAGCCTGTGTTGCCGGTGGCCTACTTGATCTGCAACCAGAGCCCACCGGTTGGCGACACCCCCAGCCTGATGACCTTCGACGAGGTCGAAACCCTCTTCCACGAATTTGGTCATGGCCTGCAGCACATGCTCACCACGGTGGAACGGCCCCAGGCCGCAGGTATCAACAACGTGGAGTGGGACGCGGTAGAGCTGCCCAGCCAATTCATGGAGAACTGGTGCTACGACCGGGCCACCTTGATGGGCATGGCACGCCACTGGCAGAGCGGCGAACCGCTACCGGAGGCCGAATACCAAAAGTTGCTGGCAGCCCGCACCTTCATGGCTGGCGGCGCCACCCTGCGCCAGGTGCACTTCGCCCTCACCGATCTCCGCCTGCACAGCCAGTGGACCCCTGACAGCGGTGAGAGTCCGGATCAACTGCGCCGCCAGATCGCAGCCACCACAACGGTGCTGGAGCCCATTGCCGAGGATGCCTTCCTCTGCGCTTTCAGCCATATTTTTGCCGGCGGCTATGCGGCCGGCTACTACTCCTACAAGTGGGCCGAGGTGCTCAGCGCCGATGCCTTCAGTGCCTTCGAGGAGGTGGGCCTGGAGCAGGAGGAGGAGATCGTGGCCACCGGCCGCCGTTTCCGCGACACCGTGCTCAGCCTCGGCGGCAGCCGCTCCCCAGCTGAGGTGTTTGAAGCCTTCCGGGGGCGCCAGCCAAGCAGCGAGGCGCTTATCCGCCATTCCGGGCTGGTGGCCGCCTGATGGCCACTCCTCCACCGGAGCTGGTGGCGGTCGCCGAGGCCTTCGACCTGCCCGGGCTAATCACGGCGATCGCGCCCCTCGGTAACGGCAACGTCAACGACACCTATTTATTGGAGGTGCACTCGGGGGGCGCAACTGCAGGCCACTACGTGTTGCAAAGGCTCAATACTCGGGTGTTTCCCCAGCCGGAGCTGGTGATGCAAAACCTGGAGGCGCTAAGCGCCCACGCTGAGCAGCATCCCCTGATCGGACAACGATGGGAAGTGCCGCGGCTAATCGCCAACCGTCATACCGGCCGACCCTGGCTATGGGCAGAGGGTCAATTTTGGCGACTACAGAGTTTCATCGAAGGGGCCGTGACTGTTGAGGCGATCACGAACCAAGAGCAGGCCCAGCAGGTGGGTCGAGGCCTGGGGCTATTCCACTTCCTGATCAGCGACCTGCCCCCAGAGCGACTTGCCGATACCCTGCCTGGCTTCCACGTCACACCCACCTACCTGGCGGCCTACGACCAAACCTTGCTTTGCAACCCAATAGGTCAGGACGATCGGGAGCAATGGTGTGTGGCATTCGTGGAGCAACGCCGCGAACTGGCCCCGATCCTTGAGGACGCCAAGGCAGCGGGCCTTCTGCAGTTGCGGCCTATCCACGGCGACCCCAAGATCAACAATGTGATGCTCTGCGACCACACGGGCACAGCAGTGAGCCTGGTGGATCTAGACACCGTCAAGCCAGGCCTGGTGCACTACGACATCGGCGATTGCTTGCGTTCAGCCTGCAATCCAGCTGGGGAAGAAGCCTGTGAAATTGATAGCGTCAAATTTGATCTCAATCTCTGCGAGAACCTCTTAAAGGGCTACCTGGACGCGGCAAGAACATTCCTAAGCGAAACAGACCTAGATCACATCTACGTGTCGGTAAGACTGCTCAGCTTCGAGCTAGGCCTGCGCTTTTTAAGCGACCATCTAGCTGGCAATCTCTACTTTCGTACGACCCATCCCAACCACAACCTCCAAAGGGCTCTTGTGCAATTTCGTCTCACCGAAAGCATTGAGGCCCAGGAAGAACAAATCCGGCAGATTGTGGCAAAACTGCGATGAGCAGCACCAGCTTCAAATTGATTCCCCATGCAGCCGGGATGCAGCGGGTTGCTGCCACCTACTCACTCCATGGCCAAATCAGTGTGCTTAAGGCCACCCTGCAGATCACATACCAACTTGAGGGCAAACTGGCCGAGTTGAAGATTCCCAATTGCAGCAGCCAACCGCTGCGTCAAGATCTGCTTTGGCAAGCCACCTGCCTGGAATTCTTTCTGGCAGCTGCAGGCAACAGCGACTATTGGGAGTACAACCTTTCGCCCGCGGGAGATTGGAATGTTTACCACCTAGATACCTACCGGAGGGGGCTGGCTGAGGAACCTGCCTACAAGCAGCTGCCCTTCGACGTAATACGCGACGACAAACAATTGAACTTGAGCCTTACTTGCGCTCTGCCACCAGCGCTAATTACGCCAACAGCTGCTGCACGGCTCGAAGTTGGGGTCTCCGCCGTGCTCCAAAGCTCCAGCGGGGAGCTGACCTACTGGGCCGTGGCCCATCCCGGCAGCGAACCTGACTTCCACCACAGAGAGGGCTTCTGTCTCAAATTGGCCTAGTGATGCCGGCTGCGCCGCACTGCCACAACCCCGTCGAAGCCCGGTACCGGAGCGTGGCATTTGCGCAGTTCAAGGCGGATCGGCACCGGGCCATAGAGCTCCTCGATCCGATCAAGAATCCTTTCGCTGTAGTGCTCCAGGGTTTGGCAGATCAGGCTGCGGGCCTGATGTTGCAGGGCGGTGATCAACTGGCTGTAGTCGAGGGTGTCGGCTAGGGCATCACTGCGGCCAGCAGCACTGAGATCCACGCCCAATTCCAGATCCAGCTCAAACCACTGGCCTTCCCTGCGCTCGAAATCGAGCACCCCCACATGGGCCCAAAGCCGCAGGCCGCGCACCTGAATCGCATCACTCATGGCTGGAAGCTCAAAGGGGCAAGGGGCGATGGCTGAAATGGCGCACACCGCTGGCGTAATCGGCGGCGATATGGCCCTCACCGCGCAGCCGGTAGCGATAGGTCACCAAACCCTCCAGACCCACCGGCCCCCGGGGGGGCATGGTTTGGGTGGAGATGCCCACCTCGGCGCCAAAGCCGTAGCGGAAACCATCGGCAAAGCGGGTGGAGCAGTTGAGATACACGCCGGCGCTGTTTACCGCGGCCAGGAAGCGGTCGGCGCTGGCGGCATCCCGGGTGCAGATGGCATCGGTGTGACGCGAGCCGTAGCGGCCGATGTGGTCGAGGGCTGCCTCGAGGTCGGGAACGACCTTCACACTCAAAATCAGATCTGAATATTCAGTGCTCCAGTCGTCGTCTGTTGCTGCATGGCTCACACCCAGAGCCATGGCAGCGGTGTCGCCGCGCAATTCAACCCCGGCTGCCCCGAAGGCCAGCACGGCCCTAGGCAGAAAATCAGCAGCTATCGCCGCGTCAATCAGCAGGGTCTCGATCGCGTTGCAGGCCGCCGGGTATTGGTTTTTGGAATCCAGCGCCACCTTCAGAGCCAGCTCAAGGTCGGCAGCCCGATCCACGAACAGGTGGCAGATGCCGTCGGCATGACCAAGCACTGGAATCCGGGTGTTGTCCTGGATGAAGCGCACCAGGGCATTGGAGCCCCTGGGAATGATCAGGTCCACCAGGCCATCGAGCTTCAGCAGCCCCAAGCTTTCCTCCCGGCTGGTGAGCAGCTCGAGGGCGTCGGGGTGCACCGCACTGGCGGCCAGGCCACGGCGCAGCGCTGCATGGATGGCCTCACAGCTGCGGCTGGCTTCGCGGCCACCCTTGAGCAGGGCGCCGTTGCCGGAGCGAATTGCCAAGGAGGCGATCTGCATCACCGCATCTGGCCGCGCCTCAAAGATCACGCCCAGCACCCCCAGGGGCACCGTCAGCCGCTCCAGCACCAGCCCCGCATCTAGCTCGGTGTGGAGCTGACGGCGGCCAACTGGATCGGCAAGCTCCGCCACCTGGCGCACACCCGCGATCGCCCCCGCCAATTTGGGACCATCGAGCTTGAGCCGGGCCACCAGCGCCGGCGCCAACTCCTCGGCGGCAGCGGCCTCAAGATCGGCCTGGTTGGCGGCCAAAATGGCCTCACTGCTCTGCTCTAGGGCTTCTGCCATGGCCAGCACGGCCTGACGGCGCTGGCCATCGTCGAGTTGGCCCAGGGTCATGGCGCAGCGGCGCACCTGGGCAGCCCGGGCTAGCAGGTCTAGGGAGGGATCAGCAATCATCAAGCCATCATCCCAAGCTGGGTGCCAAACGTTGCAGCGCCAGGCGGGCCGCCCCCAACCGACCGGCTCCGTTGCCGAG
Encoded here:
- a CDS encoding DUF2605 family protein, producing the protein MGFSSPTPEPQSPGVLLDQLLGSLLDDFSSWFERGLLLLDHCPEAVMPQDQQLILRDHLVQARKELCAATSLRQAAPIPMALEMETLAPWHQLVLSVWNLSAALRRHGVTLP
- the thrS gene encoding threonine--tRNA ligase is translated as MSHVLAMAVQKLFPQAQVTIGPWTESGFYYDFDNPDPFTEADLKAIKKEMGKIIGRRLPLERIEVSRTEAEARIKAQNEPYKLEILAGISEPISLYTLGEEWWDLCAGPHVANTSELNPKAFELESVAGAYWRGDETKAQLQRIYGTAWESPEQLAEHKRRKEEAKRRDHRRLGTDLNLFSIEDEAGAGLVFWHPRGARMRLLIEDFWRQAHFAAGYELLYTPHVADISLWKTSGHLDFYAESMFGPMQVDERQYQLKPMNCPFHVLTYASTLRSYRELPIRWAELGTVYRYERPGVMHGLMRVRGFTQDDAHVFCLPEQISDEILRILDLTEEILSTFDFKTYEINLSTRPEKSIGEDAVWELATQGLIEALDRKGWAYKIDEGGGAFYGPKIDLKIEDAIGRMWQCSTIQLDFNLPERFELEYVAADGSRRRPIMIHRAIFGSLERFFGIMTENYAGDFPFWLAPEQIRLLPVTDEVMPYAEQLLEQLKAAGIRATLDHSGERLGKLIRNGEQMKIPLLGVIGAKEAETGAVSLRSRREGDLGNLSADDLLAAAVTANTKRAAGLGLPAIPTPGQ
- a CDS encoding glucokinase encodes the protein MTTLLAGDIGGTKTLLALYQLQAGGELELLRSERYLSADWDGLAPMLATFLGADQPPPAAACLAVAGPVEAGQAQLTNLHWQLDGCQLAAATGIGRFELVNDFAVLIYGLPHLTSQQQAPIRPGVARPEAPLLVLGAGTGLGVAYGVPTLTGLVAVASEAAHGEFAPRSQQEWELKQWLARERGLERVSIERVVSGTGLGEVARWLLHIRHPGGDHPLFPLAEGSELPAAVAASAALGESLACEALEIWMGCYGSVCGDLALAGLSRGGVWLAGGTAGKLLESLRSPTFNQAFLNKGRLEPVLASMPITAVVDPAIGQFSAACRARMLLA
- the thrB gene encoding homoserine kinase translates to MVRPRVGQGVEVHVPATTANVGPGFDCLGAALDLDNVFQMRCIEGGSERFDLIIEGSEGAHLRGGPDNLVYRSAQRVWKEAGEEPVALEARVRLAVPPARGLGSSATAIVAGLIGANALVGEPLSREKLLELAIDIEGHPDNVVPSLVGGLCMTAKAASHRWRVVRCEWSPLVQAVVAIPAIRLTTSEARRALPKSIPVGDAVINLGSLTLLLQGLRTGNGDLITDGMHDRLHEPYRWGLIHGGKAVREAALAAGAWGCVISGAGPSLLALCPKPAAEAVSRAMVRAWHQAGVESRSEVLAIQQLGSRWENLPDQKPAASE
- a CDS encoding NAD(P)H-quinone oxidoreductase subunit 4, whose amino-acid sequence is MDVNMPLLAASSLGAPAAESAFPWLSLIVLLPAAVALVMPLLPGDGSDPKWPRTLALATLAIDLALMVLCFSRHFDGSSSDLQLVERVSWVPAMGLEWSLAADGLSTPLVLLSGLVTLLSVAASWNIKSKTRLYFALMLVQASAQGLVFLSQDFLLFFLAWELELVPVYLLIAIWGGKQRQYAATKFILYTATASLLILLSGLALAFSGDSFSFNLSELASRSPGGTFGLLCYLGFLVGFGVKLPMFPLHTWLPDAHGEANAPVSMLLAGVLLKMGGYALLRFNVQMLPEVHLRLAPALIVLGIVNIVYGALNAFAQDNVKRRIACSSVSHMGFVLLGIGAVDALGISGAMLQMISHGLIAAAMFFVTGVFYERTETLSIPNMGGLAKALPITFAFFLASSLASLALPGMSGFVSEITVFLGITANDGFTIGFRVIAIVLAAIGLVLTPVYLLSLCRRVFFGPRIPALAVVGDMRPRELFIGLTLLIPTLAIGFWPRLAIDVYEASTNALAQQLSATALVAMGRVTALG
- a CDS encoding M3 family metallopeptidase, whose translation is MTLSAPLPLLVGQGLPPFDAITPEQVGQAIPALLSELNESLSALEASLELRLGQSESPRWEEVMEPLHKLGERLRWSWGVVSHLNGVCNTPALREAHQQQQGAVVQFGNRAGQSRPIYRALEALKANPSQLDATQSRILATELRDMKLRGVGLEGQEQQAFNAACERLAELATTFGNHVLDATNGWSLTLNSEDELAGLPASLRQLLAQAATDAGESGWRLGLDMPRVVPFLKFSERRNLREKVYRAQVGRAASGELDNNPLIAQILELKLKQAQLLGYANWAEVSLASKMAGSVHEVEGLLEDLRAAAFPVAQQELAALAACASRHGAPEAAELKPWDVSYWAEVLRQESFELNSEALRPWFSLEQVLQGLFVLCQRLFDIRIVAADGEAPIWHSDVRYFRVLEASNGEPLAGFYLDPFSRPGSKRGGAWMDECLGRSRSASGEPVLPVAYLICNQSPPVGDTPSLMTFDEVETLFHEFGHGLQHMLTTVERPQAAGINNVEWDAVELPSQFMENWCYDRATLMGMARHWQSGEPLPEAEYQKLLAARTFMAGGATLRQVHFALTDLRLHSQWTPDSGESPDQLRRQIAATTTVLEPIAEDAFLCAFSHIFAGGYAAGYYSYKWAEVLSADAFSAFEEVGLEQEEEIVATGRRFRDTVLSLGGSRSPAEVFEAFRGRQPSSEALIRHSGLVAA
- a CDS encoding phosphotransferase enzyme family protein, whose translation is MATPPPELVAVAEAFDLPGLITAIAPLGNGNVNDTYLLEVHSGGATAGHYVLQRLNTRVFPQPELVMQNLEALSAHAEQHPLIGQRWEVPRLIANRHTGRPWLWAEGQFWRLQSFIEGAVTVEAITNQEQAQQVGRGLGLFHFLISDLPPERLADTLPGFHVTPTYLAAYDQTLLCNPIGQDDREQWCVAFVEQRRELAPILEDAKAAGLLQLRPIHGDPKINNVMLCDHTGTAVSLVDLDTVKPGLVHYDIGDCLRSACNPAGEEACEIDSVKFDLNLCENLLKGYLDAARTFLSETDLDHIYVSVRLLSFELGLRFLSDHLAGNLYFRTTHPNHNLQRALVQFRLTESIEAQEEQIRQIVAKLR
- a CDS encoding DOMON-like domain-containing protein, which encodes MSSTSFKLIPHAAGMQRVAATYSLHGQISVLKATLQITYQLEGKLAELKIPNCSSQPLRQDLLWQATCLEFFLAAAGNSDYWEYNLSPAGDWNVYHLDTYRRGLAEEPAYKQLPFDVIRDDKQLNLSLTCALPPALITPTAAARLEVGVSAVLQSSSGELTYWAVAHPGSEPDFHHREGFCLKLA
- the folB gene encoding dihydroneopterin aldolase — its product is MSDAIQVRGLRLWAHVGVLDFERREGQWFELDLELGVDLSAAGRSDALADTLDYSQLITALQHQARSLICQTLEHYSERILDRIEELYGPVPIRLELRKCHAPVPGFDGVVAVRRSRHH
- a CDS encoding glutamate-5-semialdehyde dehydrogenase; protein product: MIADPSLDLLARAAQVRRCAMTLGQLDDGQRRQAVLAMAEALEQSSEAILAANQADLEAAAAEELAPALVARLKLDGPKLAGAIAGVRQVAELADPVGRRQLHTELDAGLVLERLTVPLGVLGVIFEARPDAVMQIASLAIRSGNGALLKGGREASRSCEAIHAALRRGLAASAVHPDALELLTSREESLGLLKLDGLVDLIIPRGSNALVRFIQDNTRIPVLGHADGICHLFVDRAADLELALKVALDSKNQYPAACNAIETLLIDAAIAADFLPRAVLAFGAAGVELRGDTAAMALGVSHAATDDDWSTEYSDLILSVKVVPDLEAALDHIGRYGSRHTDAICTRDAASADRFLAAVNSAGVYLNCSTRFADGFRYGFGAEVGISTQTMPPRGPVGLEGLVTYRYRLRGEGHIAADYASGVRHFSHRPLPL